In Georgenia soli, a genomic segment contains:
- a CDS encoding PP2C family protein-serine/threonine phosphatase, translating to MTQWGMATDAGGRRSVNEDAAFAQEPVFVVADGMGGHARGEMASQTVVDAFRALATRGAGPITADDVDEAVRRAAAEIRRTMEEESVAGRAETDGRDAVAGTTVAGVVLTEQDGEPYWLVLNVGDSRVYRFSAGRLQQVSVDHSLVQEMVDAGTIDAAQARTHPRRNVITRAIGTGADAEVDFWMLRVQPGERILLCTDGLVGELDDARITDILATVAGAAQAAQTLVCHAVAGGANDNVTVVVVDAPDEASVAGTTARTPGAAADDEDEAGTTLPGGNSR from the coding sequence TTGACGCAGTGGGGGATGGCCACCGACGCAGGTGGCCGGCGGAGCGTCAACGAGGACGCCGCTTTCGCGCAGGAGCCGGTCTTCGTCGTCGCCGACGGGATGGGCGGGCACGCCCGCGGTGAGATGGCGAGCCAGACGGTGGTCGACGCGTTCCGCGCGCTCGCGACCCGCGGCGCAGGTCCGATCACGGCCGACGACGTCGACGAGGCGGTCCGCCGCGCCGCCGCGGAGATCCGCCGCACCATGGAGGAGGAGAGCGTCGCCGGCCGGGCCGAGACAGACGGCCGCGACGCCGTGGCCGGCACGACCGTCGCCGGGGTGGTGCTGACCGAGCAGGACGGCGAGCCGTACTGGCTGGTCCTCAACGTCGGCGACTCCCGCGTGTACCGCTTCTCCGCCGGGCGGCTGCAGCAGGTGAGCGTGGACCACTCCCTCGTCCAGGAGATGGTCGACGCCGGCACCATCGACGCCGCCCAGGCGCGCACGCACCCGCGCCGCAACGTCATCACCCGGGCGATCGGCACCGGCGCCGACGCCGAGGTGGACTTCTGGATGCTCCGGGTCCAGCCCGGCGAGCGGATCCTGCTGTGCACGGACGGCCTCGTCGGCGAGCTCGACGACGCCCGCATCACCGACATCCTCGCCACGGTGGCGGGCGCCGCGCAGGCGGCCCAGACCCTGGTGTGCCACGCTGTCGCCGGCGGGGCGAACGACAACGTGACGGTCGTCGTCGTCGACGCCCCCGACGAGGCGAGCGTCGCCGGCACGACCGCGCGCACGCCGGGCGCCGCCGCCGACGACGAGGACGAGGCCGGGACCACGCTGCCCGGGGGGAACAGCCGATGA
- a CDS encoding FHA domain-containing protein has product MNVHEYRAGRWIAIVGEGAVALLHPEIGAAAARDLWRLTRSGSRLGTWVEHLAGRGIRTLPSFAMVEAHPSGLSVLVRGELTVQVGDQQVSGAGYTTWREAVLPGAEGFTITASHDVGPTAQEWLPVAGGIVLASAVRSPVEQLDAARDNHAGLHLAQDTDEDEDLEITLMQAPALAAVIGRPAGAAQVPPGSPTAPLAGGPATVAGRIAPEVGDQVEPAVAEKVDPETAERIDPEVAERIDPEVAERIDPEAAERIDPEVAEEVDPSEDAEYDHLFWSTEQLDAEEAERRSAELAADPATPSQAAPSSQPVDAPSSGDGERPATPTLGLEATQVPEDEDDFPAPTSEDAREDVSSSFAPPVADHVPGAPVHPVRWEPPAPATGGGLISEVPWARPADEGDHDGHTVLPSQLPALPHDDAPAATGDDAQAWEEAPVLELVLSTGPRIEVTRPVLLGRAPESSRFRGGEVPRLVTVANPQRDVSGTHVEIRPAGDHVVVTDMNSTNGTVLVLPGQPSFRLHPGTGVPVPPGGVVELGTGVSITVVRAGEDAE; this is encoded by the coding sequence ATGAACGTGCACGAGTACCGCGCCGGGCGCTGGATCGCGATCGTGGGCGAGGGCGCCGTCGCGCTGCTGCACCCCGAGATCGGCGCCGCCGCGGCGCGGGACCTGTGGCGTCTGACCCGTTCCGGCTCGCGTCTCGGCACCTGGGTGGAGCACCTCGCGGGCCGGGGGATCCGGACGCTGCCGTCCTTCGCCATGGTCGAGGCGCACCCCTCGGGGCTGAGCGTGCTGGTGCGCGGCGAGCTCACCGTCCAGGTGGGCGACCAGCAGGTCAGCGGGGCCGGCTACACGACGTGGCGCGAGGCGGTCCTGCCCGGCGCCGAGGGGTTCACCATCACCGCCTCGCACGACGTCGGCCCGACGGCGCAGGAGTGGCTGCCGGTGGCCGGCGGCATCGTGCTGGCGTCCGCGGTGCGGAGCCCGGTCGAGCAGCTCGACGCCGCCCGGGACAACCACGCCGGCCTGCACCTGGCGCAGGACACCGACGAGGACGAGGACCTCGAGATCACCCTCATGCAGGCGCCCGCGCTCGCCGCGGTCATCGGGCGGCCCGCCGGGGCGGCGCAGGTTCCGCCCGGCTCTCCGACGGCGCCGCTCGCGGGCGGTCCGGCGACCGTCGCCGGGCGCATCGCCCCCGAGGTCGGGGACCAGGTGGAGCCGGCGGTCGCCGAGAAGGTCGACCCGGAGACGGCGGAGCGCATCGACCCCGAGGTGGCCGAGCGGATCGACCCCGAGGTGGCGGAGCGGATCGACCCCGAGGCGGCGGAGCGGATCGACCCCGAGGTCGCTGAGGAGGTCGACCCGTCCGAGGACGCGGAGTACGACCACCTGTTCTGGTCGACGGAGCAGCTCGACGCCGAGGAGGCCGAGCGCCGGAGCGCCGAGCTCGCGGCCGACCCCGCCACGCCGTCGCAGGCCGCACCGTCCTCGCAGCCCGTGGACGCGCCGTCGTCCGGCGACGGCGAGCGCCCGGCCACGCCGACGCTCGGGCTGGAGGCCACCCAGGTCCCGGAGGACGAGGACGACTTTCCCGCCCCGACGTCCGAGGACGCCCGCGAGGACGTCAGCTCCTCGTTCGCGCCACCGGTCGCGGACCACGTCCCCGGTGCCCCCGTGCACCCGGTGCGCTGGGAGCCGCCGGCCCCCGCGACCGGCGGCGGGCTCATCTCGGAGGTCCCGTGGGCGCGCCCGGCGGACGAGGGCGACCACGACGGCCACACGGTCCTGCCCTCCCAGCTCCCCGCGCTCCCGCACGACGACGCGCCCGCCGCGACGGGCGACGACGCGCAGGCGTGGGAGGAGGCTCCCGTCCTGGAGCTCGTGCTCTCGACCGGCCCGCGCATCGAGGTGACCCGGCCGGTCCTCCTCGGCCGCGCACCCGAGTCCTCGCGCTTCCGCGGCGGCGAGGTGCCGCGGCTGGTCACCGTCGCCAACCCGCAGCGCGACGTCTCGGGCACCCACGTCGAGATCCGGCCGGCCGGCGACCACGTCGTCGTCACGGACATGAACTCCACGAACGGCACGGTGCTCGTCCTGCCGGGGCAGCCGTCCTTCCGCCTGCACCCGGGCACGGGGGTGCCCGTGCCGCCGGGCGGGGTGGTCGAGCTCGGGACGGGCGTGAGCATCACCGTCGTGCGGGCCGGCGAGGACGCCGAGTGA
- a CDS encoding serine/threonine-protein kinase gives MSRRAPARHPDLPGYTFEKLLGSGGFADVYLYTQHMPHRKVAVKVLTREATEGQPREQFIAEANLMARLSGHSSIVAIYHAGEAADGRPYLVMQYCPLPNLAERLKVRPLGVAEAVGIGVRLAGAVETAHRAGIVHRDIKPANVLTTEYGRPALTDFGIAGMTTASADETAGVSVPWAPPESVEGHAAVGVTGDVYSLAATIYTLLAGRSPFTRPGGPNTRLDYTMRIRRDPVPPIGRGDVPASLEKVLARGMAKLPAHRYASALDLGRALQVVEQELRLPMTDIEVPDTSWLGGGPGAAPAPDGGDNRTVVRQVVEIDPHRAGGSPPHAAAEPEDAVTALRGASPVAVAAGGWDEGTEGATQLRGARTAEPEPAEPESPERPRRRRLVAAGGAAVLVLAVAGTILGAGALRGEPDVEPTATAGTGIPIPERVPSPVDLAGTRDGSTVTFTWGVPEELAGEEGLTFTWQRTEPGADPQVHPADEPQAVLEEAPDQVCLAVKVRLPNGTTSSEPARSCVP, from the coding sequence GTGAGCCGCCGCGCGCCCGCCAGGCACCCGGACCTGCCCGGGTACACGTTCGAGAAGCTGCTCGGCTCGGGCGGCTTCGCCGACGTCTACCTGTACACGCAGCACATGCCCCACCGGAAGGTGGCCGTCAAGGTTCTCACCCGCGAGGCCACCGAGGGGCAGCCGCGCGAGCAGTTCATCGCCGAGGCCAACCTCATGGCCCGCCTGTCCGGGCACTCCTCGATCGTGGCGATCTACCACGCCGGCGAGGCCGCCGACGGACGGCCGTACCTGGTGATGCAGTACTGCCCGCTGCCCAACCTCGCCGAGCGCCTCAAGGTCCGGCCGCTGGGCGTGGCCGAGGCGGTCGGCATCGGCGTGCGCCTCGCGGGTGCCGTGGAGACGGCGCACCGCGCCGGCATCGTCCACCGCGACATCAAGCCCGCGAACGTCCTGACCACCGAGTACGGCCGCCCCGCCCTGACCGACTTCGGCATCGCCGGGATGACGACGGCGAGCGCGGACGAGACGGCCGGCGTCTCGGTGCCGTGGGCCCCGCCCGAGTCCGTCGAGGGCCACGCCGCTGTCGGGGTCACGGGTGACGTGTACTCGCTCGCGGCGACGATCTACACCCTCCTGGCGGGCCGCTCGCCCTTCACCCGGCCCGGGGGGCCGAACACCCGGCTCGACTACACCATGCGGATCCGCCGCGACCCCGTGCCGCCCATCGGCCGCGGGGACGTCCCGGCGTCGCTGGAGAAGGTCCTCGCCCGGGGCATGGCGAAGCTGCCGGCGCACCGCTACGCCTCCGCGCTCGACCTCGGGCGCGCGCTGCAGGTGGTCGAGCAGGAGCTGCGCCTGCCGATGACGGACATCGAGGTGCCCGACACCTCGTGGCTCGGCGGCGGACCCGGTGCCGCTCCCGCGCCCGACGGCGGCGACAACCGCACCGTCGTGCGCCAGGTCGTCGAGATCGACCCGCACCGCGCCGGCGGCTCGCCGCCGCACGCCGCGGCGGAGCCGGAGGACGCGGTCACCGCGCTGCGCGGCGCGTCGCCCGTCGCCGTCGCGGCCGGTGGTTGGGACGAGGGGACCGAGGGCGCCACCCAGCTGCGGGGCGCCCGCACCGCAGAACCCGAGCCGGCGGAGCCGGAGAGCCCTGAGCGGCCCCGACGGCGCAGGCTCGTGGCGGCCGGCGGCGCCGCCGTGCTCGTCCTCGCCGTGGCCGGCACCATCCTGGGCGCCGGCGCCCTGCGCGGCGAGCCGGACGTCGAGCCGACCGCCACCGCCGGCACGGGCATCCCGATCCCCGAGCGCGTGCCTTCACCGGTCGACCTCGCGGGCACCCGGGACGGCAGCACCGTGACCTTCACCTGGGGCGTCCCCGAGGAGCTGGCCGGCGAGGAGGGCCTCACCTTCACGTGGCAGCGCACCGAGCCCGGCGCCGACCCCCAGGTCCACCCGGCCGACGAGCCGCAGGCCGTCCTCGAGGAGGCGCCCGACCAGGTGTGCCTCGCGGTGAAGGTGCGCCTGCCCAACGGAACGACGTCGAGCGAGCCTGCCCGGTCGTGCGTGCCCTGA
- a CDS encoding fibronectin type III domain-containing protein, with translation MPGKRASGRRGTTADATATGRPTRAAERRTRNRRRVASGTVLSLVAGTVVAASLLHDGVATADVELNDGGVWVTNGSELLVGRVNYPVQQLDGSVTSASNEIDVLQEGATVLVADSGVDLLSTLDPATVSTDAGGVTLPADHQVGLGGGVVGVLDVGSGNLRTAPAEQTGLLADEEAPPQASLGANAEMVVGKDGTAYGLSTADSTVVTVPKGTEKLQAEAAAAAEAGESADPVELDETETGIAADDFTDAETQLTVVGDQPVVLTRTVDERLLLARPGADVVDLTDLGLDTSQVRLQHPGASGTDVVLASADALVRVPLRGGDPVTLRAPAAGRPAAPVVVNGCVHAAWAGAESHYLQQCGKSEAVEAPVPTTAADATLEFRTNHGLVVLNDTLSGTVYLVNESMTIVENWDDVTPPDATDELEEESQQDITDEIPLDRDAENRPPVAEDDSFGVRAGTTTVLEVLANDTDPDGDLLAVGGVEGFPGGLGEIRPVLGGRALQVSAPEGATGSGSFSYTVNDGRGGEATASVALRVVPEAENTPPEQLRPARLTVTSGATGKINVLTHMRDADGDEMLLTGATAPADDVVRFTPDGALEFVDSGVTTGVKSVPVTVSDGRETTEVSVEVDVREEGNLPPVPVFDYFRATAGEEVVIDPIANDTDPDGEPLRLADVRTQGDATIVPDYDAGTFRLTAETVGAHYLTYVVVDDSGKDATGLVRVEVTEPADGAPVAVQDTALLPAGGSVLVDVLANDEDPSGRLLAVQQVTVPPESGLVVSVLEHRILKISAKQVPGGPVRFGYTVSNGDSSAEGEVVVMPVATDSALQPPVAEADTATVRAGDFVTIPVLQNDSHPAGLEFELDHELAEAPDAEKGHFFVSGETLRFRAPAQPQTVNAVYRVVDSAGNEASAQVTVHVQADADRNSAPLPAPIETRAFSGERIRIQVPLFGIDPDGDSVQLLGAGEAPQLGRIVEVGPGYLDYEAYGHLDGTDEFTYTVRDRLGMVASAPVRVGVVPPPQSNRSPDAQDDAIEVRPGREITVDVLANDTDPDGDPLYLPTGELGEPFDPVEGVDISVENGMLKILSPEEPTVFTVAYRVTDNRGGQDTGLLEVKVSPDAPLLPPLARDDLVQAADIIDHDTVTVPVLENDEDPDGTAEALRVSVTDGPEGVSVVDNQVQAPVLPNRQVITYQVQDVDGNVGYAFVDIPGVEDTGPVLRTDADPIEVLTGETREIAIEDYVVSPSGKDVRLTDGASVTATNSNGAEPVVDATTLSYTSAQGYAGPAAITFEVTDGASAEDGLRSVLTLPITVLPDGGNTPPTFAGGSVEVSPAEEPVTLNLRNLVQDPDTADFNQLTYRLVEIPPGVSASMEGTFLSVSAPADTPAGSEHEIVISVADPVNEPVLGTVTATVVPSTRPQAGVQDRDLGTVDQGERRSVDVLAGAYNPFPGEPLRVVDAYTETGTVDVGFSGGQVTVTPAGDFVGRAVVVFVVEDATGDARRHVEGRLTMNVVGVPERPAPPRVEDVRDRTVVLSWTAPASNGSPITGYTVESSGSTTQCGTTTCTISGLTNNVEYTFTVTATNAVGDSEPSGASAVARPDVRPERPMPPRLTFGDGELAVEWTAPPTAGSPVESYDLMISPAAGSGQVSVSGTSYTWSGLTNGQEYRVQVRARNQAPDPSEWSGWSAGEVPAGVPDAPAAPRVQRVDDPVAQQITASWTAPYANGDAVSQYQVQIFRDGGLFRDFTTSGTSFQEDAPAGSDYTVSVRAQNKAGWSGWSARSQPVRSFARPSAPGTPTATATGSDGVVQLEFSNAQPNGDPITGYQVSVNGGGWQSLRADRTVRGLNDGQSYSFRVRATNTYAGDASGASNAAVPYGPLGSPTLSASRTADREITFRWSSPDGNGRPIDATQIRFKDGGGSWSGWQNVAASGSTTRGGQWSTDYSAEFRVVRSDGQTTSASDSARTADEPKPDPTVRVAKGDRVNASDCSGAACRYVSVAYTDLPGGSYNVTFQVDDGGWRNMEASTNGRAYTFKAGSGTLQTTMYYGWPGYRTRVIVQGNGYNLMSPVYTW, from the coding sequence GTGCCAGGGAAGAGGGCCTCGGGCCGCCGCGGCACGACGGCGGACGCGACGGCGACCGGACGCCCCACCCGCGCCGCCGAGCGCCGGACCCGCAACCGGCGTCGGGTCGCGTCCGGCACCGTCCTGAGCCTGGTCGCGGGCACGGTGGTCGCCGCGAGCCTCCTGCACGACGGCGTCGCCACCGCCGACGTCGAGCTGAACGACGGCGGCGTGTGGGTCACGAACGGGTCCGAGCTGCTCGTCGGCCGGGTGAACTACCCGGTCCAGCAGCTCGACGGCTCCGTCACCTCCGCCAGCAACGAGATCGACGTCCTCCAGGAGGGGGCCACCGTCCTGGTGGCCGACTCCGGCGTGGACCTGCTCAGCACCCTCGACCCGGCGACGGTCTCCACCGACGCCGGCGGCGTCACGCTGCCCGCCGACCACCAGGTCGGGCTCGGCGGCGGGGTGGTCGGCGTCCTCGACGTCGGCTCGGGCAACCTGCGCACCGCACCGGCGGAGCAGACCGGCCTCCTCGCCGACGAGGAGGCGCCGCCGCAGGCGTCCCTCGGCGCGAACGCGGAGATGGTGGTCGGCAAGGACGGCACCGCCTACGGCCTGTCCACGGCCGACTCCACCGTCGTCACCGTGCCGAAGGGCACCGAGAAGCTGCAGGCGGAGGCCGCCGCCGCCGCGGAGGCGGGGGAGAGCGCGGACCCCGTCGAGCTCGACGAGACCGAGACCGGCATCGCTGCGGACGACTTCACGGACGCCGAGACCCAGCTGACGGTCGTGGGCGACCAGCCCGTGGTGCTCACGCGCACCGTCGACGAGCGGCTGCTGCTCGCCCGGCCCGGCGCCGACGTCGTCGACCTCACCGACCTCGGGCTGGACACCAGCCAGGTCCGGCTCCAGCACCCGGGCGCCAGCGGCACCGACGTCGTCCTCGCCAGCGCCGACGCGCTCGTGCGGGTCCCGCTCCGCGGCGGCGACCCCGTCACCCTCCGCGCGCCCGCGGCCGGCCGCCCGGCCGCGCCCGTGGTCGTCAACGGCTGCGTGCACGCCGCCTGGGCCGGGGCCGAGAGTCACTACCTCCAGCAGTGCGGCAAGAGCGAGGCCGTCGAGGCGCCCGTCCCCACCACCGCCGCCGACGCGACGCTGGAGTTCCGCACCAACCACGGCCTCGTCGTGCTCAACGACACCCTCTCCGGGACCGTCTACCTCGTCAACGAGTCCATGACGATCGTCGAGAACTGGGACGACGTCACGCCCCCGGACGCGACGGACGAGCTGGAGGAGGAGTCCCAGCAGGACATCACCGACGAGATCCCGCTGGACCGCGACGCCGAGAACCGCCCGCCGGTGGCCGAGGACGACAGCTTCGGCGTCCGCGCCGGGACGACCACCGTCCTGGAGGTCCTCGCCAACGACACCGACCCCGACGGCGACCTCCTCGCCGTCGGCGGCGTCGAGGGCTTCCCGGGCGGGCTCGGGGAGATCCGGCCCGTCCTCGGGGGCCGTGCGCTGCAGGTGTCGGCGCCCGAGGGCGCCACCGGCAGCGGCAGCTTCAGCTACACGGTCAACGACGGACGCGGCGGCGAGGCGACGGCCTCCGTGGCCCTGCGCGTCGTCCCCGAGGCCGAGAACACCCCGCCCGAGCAGCTGCGACCCGCCCGGCTCACCGTCACCTCCGGCGCGACCGGCAAGATCAACGTCCTCACCCACATGCGGGACGCCGACGGCGACGAGATGCTCCTGACGGGAGCCACCGCCCCGGCCGACGACGTCGTGCGGTTCACCCCCGACGGCGCCCTGGAGTTCGTCGACTCCGGCGTCACGACGGGCGTGAAGTCCGTGCCGGTGACGGTCTCCGACGGCCGCGAGACCACCGAGGTGAGCGTCGAGGTCGACGTCCGCGAGGAGGGCAACCTCCCGCCGGTGCCGGTCTTCGACTACTTCCGCGCCACCGCCGGGGAGGAGGTGGTGATCGACCCGATCGCGAACGACACCGACCCCGACGGCGAGCCGCTGCGCCTCGCGGACGTGCGGACGCAGGGCGACGCGACGATCGTCCCCGACTACGACGCCGGGACGTTCCGCCTCACCGCCGAGACCGTCGGCGCCCACTACCTGACGTATGTCGTCGTCGACGACTCCGGCAAGGACGCGACCGGGCTGGTGCGGGTGGAGGTGACGGAGCCGGCCGACGGCGCGCCCGTGGCGGTCCAGGACACGGCGCTGCTCCCCGCGGGCGGCTCCGTGCTCGTCGACGTCCTCGCCAACGACGAGGACCCCTCCGGCCGTCTCCTCGCCGTCCAGCAGGTCACCGTGCCGCCCGAGTCGGGACTGGTCGTCTCCGTCCTCGAGCACCGCATCCTCAAGATCAGCGCCAAGCAGGTGCCCGGGGGGCCCGTGCGCTTCGGCTACACCGTGTCCAACGGCGACTCCTCGGCCGAGGGCGAGGTCGTCGTGATGCCGGTGGCCACCGACTCGGCGCTCCAGCCGCCCGTCGCCGAGGCCGACACCGCGACGGTGCGCGCCGGCGACTTCGTGACGATCCCGGTGCTGCAGAACGACTCCCACCCCGCGGGTCTGGAGTTCGAGCTCGACCACGAGCTCGCCGAGGCGCCGGACGCGGAGAAGGGCCACTTCTTCGTCTCCGGCGAGACCCTGCGGTTCCGCGCGCCCGCGCAGCCGCAGACCGTCAACGCCGTCTACCGCGTCGTCGACTCCGCCGGCAACGAGGCCTCCGCCCAGGTGACGGTGCACGTCCAGGCGGACGCCGACCGCAACTCCGCCCCGCTGCCGGCCCCCATCGAGACCCGCGCCTTCAGCGGCGAGCGGATCCGCATCCAGGTGCCGCTGTTCGGCATCGACCCCGACGGGGACTCGGTCCAGCTCCTGGGCGCCGGCGAGGCGCCGCAGCTCGGGCGCATCGTCGAGGTGGGCCCGGGCTACCTCGACTACGAGGCCTACGGCCACCTCGACGGCACCGACGAGTTCACCTACACGGTGCGCGACCGGCTCGGCATGGTCGCCTCCGCCCCCGTGCGCGTCGGCGTCGTGCCGCCGCCGCAGTCCAACCGGTCCCCGGACGCCCAGGACGACGCGATCGAGGTGCGGCCCGGCCGGGAGATCACCGTCGACGTCCTGGCGAACGACACCGACCCCGACGGCGACCCGCTCTACCTGCCCACGGGCGAGCTGGGCGAGCCCTTCGACCCGGTCGAGGGCGTCGACATCTCCGTCGAGAACGGCATGCTGAAGATCCTCAGCCCGGAGGAGCCGACGGTCTTCACCGTCGCCTACCGCGTCACCGACAACCGCGGCGGGCAGGACACCGGGCTGCTCGAGGTCAAGGTCTCCCCGGACGCCCCGCTGCTGCCCCCGCTCGCGCGCGACGACCTGGTGCAGGCCGCGGACATCATCGACCACGACACCGTCACCGTCCCCGTCCTGGAGAACGACGAGGACCCCGACGGCACCGCCGAGGCGCTGCGGGTCTCCGTCACCGACGGGCCGGAGGGCGTCTCCGTCGTCGACAACCAGGTCCAGGCGCCGGTGCTGCCGAACCGGCAGGTCATCACCTACCAGGTCCAGGACGTCGACGGGAACGTCGGCTACGCCTTCGTCGACATCCCCGGCGTCGAGGACACCGGCCCCGTGCTGCGCACCGACGCCGACCCGATCGAGGTGCTCACCGGCGAGACCCGCGAGATCGCGATCGAGGACTACGTCGTCTCCCCGAGCGGGAAGGACGTGCGGCTGACCGACGGCGCGTCCGTGACGGCGACGAACTCCAACGGCGCCGAGCCCGTCGTGGACGCGACGACCCTGAGCTACACCTCGGCGCAGGGCTACGCCGGGCCGGCCGCGATCACCTTCGAGGTCACCGACGGCGCCAGCGCCGAGGACGGGCTCCGTTCCGTCCTGACGCTGCCGATCACGGTCCTGCCCGACGGCGGCAACACCCCGCCGACCTTCGCCGGCGGCTCCGTGGAGGTCTCGCCCGCCGAGGAGCCGGTGACGCTCAACCTGCGCAACCTCGTCCAGGACCCCGACACCGCCGACTTCAACCAGCTCACCTACCGCCTCGTGGAGATCCCGCCCGGGGTCTCGGCGAGCATGGAGGGGACGTTCCTGTCCGTCTCGGCGCCCGCCGACACCCCGGCGGGCAGCGAGCACGAGATCGTCATCTCCGTGGCGGACCCGGTCAACGAGCCCGTCCTCGGGACCGTGACCGCCACCGTGGTGCCGTCGACCCGGCCCCAGGCCGGCGTGCAGGACCGGGACCTCGGCACCGTCGACCAGGGCGAGCGGCGGTCCGTCGACGTGCTGGCGGGCGCCTACAACCCCTTCCCCGGCGAGCCGCTCCGGGTGGTCGACGCCTACACCGAGACCGGCACCGTCGACGTCGGCTTCAGCGGCGGGCAGGTCACGGTGACCCCGGCCGGCGACTTCGTCGGGCGCGCCGTCGTGGTGTTCGTCGTCGAGGACGCGACCGGCGACGCCCGCCGGCACGTCGAGGGACGCCTGACGATGAACGTCGTCGGGGTCCCCGAGCGCCCCGCGCCGCCGCGCGTGGAGGACGTGCGCGACCGGACCGTGGTGCTCTCCTGGACGGCGCCGGCCAGCAACGGCTCGCCGATCACGGGCTACACGGTCGAGTCCTCCGGCTCGACCACGCAGTGCGGCACCACCACCTGCACCATCTCGGGGCTGACCAACAACGTCGAGTACACGTTCACGGTGACGGCGACCAACGCGGTCGGCGACTCCGAGCCGTCCGGTGCGTCCGCCGTCGCCCGGCCCGACGTCAGGCCCGAGCGGCCCATGCCGCCGCGGCTCACCTTCGGCGACGGCGAGCTCGCTGTCGAGTGGACCGCGCCGCCGACCGCCGGGTCGCCGGTGGAGTCGTACGACCTGATGATCTCCCCGGCCGCGGGCAGCGGCCAGGTCAGCGTCAGCGGCACCAGCTACACCTGGTCCGGGCTGACCAACGGCCAGGAGTACCGGGTCCAGGTGCGCGCCCGGAACCAGGCCCCCGACCCCTCGGAGTGGTCCGGCTGGTCCGCCGGCGAGGTGCCGGCCGGCGTGCCCGACGCGCCCGCCGCGCCGCGCGTCCAGCGCGTCGACGACCCGGTGGCCCAGCAGATCACCGCGTCCTGGACCGCCCCGTACGCGAACGGCGACGCCGTGTCGCAGTACCAGGTCCAGATCTTCCGCGACGGCGGGCTCTTCCGGGACTTCACGACCTCCGGCACGTCGTTCCAGGAGGACGCCCCAGCCGGGTCCGACTACACCGTCAGCGTGCGCGCCCAGAACAAGGCCGGCTGGTCCGGCTGGTCCGCGCGGTCCCAGCCGGTGCGCTCCTTCGCCCGGCCCTCCGCACCCGGTACCCCGACCGCGACAGCCACCGGCTCCGACGGCGTGGTGCAGCTGGAGTTCAGCAACGCCCAGCCCAACGGCGACCCGATCACCGGCTACCAGGTGTCCGTCAACGGCGGCGGGTGGCAGAGCCTGCGCGCCGACCGGACCGTCCGGGGGCTCAACGACGGCCAGAGCTACTCGTTCCGCGTCCGGGCGACGAACACCTACGCCGGTGACGCGTCCGGCGCGTCGAACGCGGCCGTGCCCTACGGGCCGCTCGGCAGCCCGACGCTCTCGGCAAGCAGGACGGCGGACCGCGAGATCACCTTCCGCTGGTCGAGCCCGGACGGCAACGGCCGGCCGATCGACGCAACCCAGATCCGGTTCAAGGACGGGGGCGGCAGCTGGAGCGGCTGGCAGAACGTCGCGGCGTCCGGTTCCACCACCCGCGGCGGCCAGTGGTCGACGGACTACTCGGCGGAGTTCCGGGTGGTCCGCTCCGACGGGCAGACGACGTCGGCCAGCGACAGCGCCCGCACGGCCGACGAGCCGAAGCCGGATCCCACGGTGCGCGTCGCCAAGGGCGACCGGGTGAACGCGTCCGACTGCTCGGGCGCTGCGTGCCGGTACGTGTCCGTGGCCTACACCGACCTGCCCGGCGGCAGCTACAACGTCACCTTCCAGGTCGACGACGGCGGCTGGCGCAACATGGAGGCCAGCACCAACGGCCGCGCCTACACCTTCAAGGCCGGGAGCGGCACCCTCCAGACGACCATGTACTACGGCTGGCCGGGCTACCGGACCCGGGTCATCGTCCAGGGCAACGGCTACAACCTCATGAGCCCCGTGTACACCTGGTAG